Proteins from a single region of Styela clava chromosome 1, kaStyClav1.hap1.2, whole genome shotgun sequence:
- the LOC120348002 gene encoding uncharacterized protein LOC120348002, producing MRKIGSTGRGFIPRQLPNDLREKTTYDVVESDGKVASGLQEESPDHVWAYILSGNYWKEDYRLATFLKYPPETPVKVWDLARCGFYYTGFRDRVTCYCCGNKVENWVVMDDPCSTLWHLSDCKMALGQLCDNVVLRNKSRQTLMELIKLFKPKQNQLQSFENHQLEEGIQRLPRNAIREDLSDLGNTPLTPTNVANSGKDDDLATEAETASIRGNDESNEAGGDPSVNRRSSTGAPSNRIRTGDDLDEKVPRKRHRSGTTDGSATGTSQKSERVCPKCKKNYKPDTVLDCGHFPCCTGCNDSSAQCPDWGKTSEDNV from the exons atgCGAAAGATTGGAAGTACAGGGAGAGGGTTTATCCCACGCCAATTACCTaatg ACCTAAGGGAGAAGACTACCTATGACGTCGTCGAATCTGACGGAAAAGTTGCTAGCGGGCTACAGGAAGAATCACCAG ATCATGTATGGGCGTACATTCTCTCTGGTAATTACTGGAAAGAAGATTACAGGTTGGCCACATTCTTGAAATATCCGCCGGAGACTCCGGTTAAGGTATGGGACTTGGCACGTTGTGGATTCTACTACACGGGATTTAGAGATCGAGTGACATGCTATTG tTGTGGAAATAAGGTAGAGAATTGGGTTGTCATGGACGATCCATGTAGCACGTTATGGCACCTAAGCGATTGCAAGATGGCCCTTGGACAACTGTGTGACAACGTCGTTCTTCGAAACAAATCTCGTCAGACACTAATGGAGTTAATTAAGCTGTTCAAGCCTAAACAAAACCAG TTGCAATCATTTGAGAATCACCAACTTGAAGAAGGAATACAACGCTTGCCAAGGAATGCCATCAGAGAAG ATTTGAGCGATCTGGGGAACACACCCCTAACTCCTACAAATGTTGCAAACTCGGGAAAAGACGACGACTTGGCCACGGAGGCGGAGACTGCCAG CATTCGTGGGAATGATGAAAGCAACGAAGCTGGAGGGGATCCATCAGTGAATCGCCGTTCGTCTACTGGTGCACCGTCCAATAGAATACGCACTGGAGACGATTTGGATGAGAAAGTCCCGCGAAAAAGACATCGATCTGGAACGACAGATG GCAGTGCAACAGGTACATCGCAGAAAAGCGAAAGAGTGTGCCCAAAGTGTAAGAAGAACTACAAACCTGACACTGTTCTAGATTGCGGGCATTTTCCGTGTTGTACAGGTTGCAATGATTCTTCAGCTCAGTGCCCTGATTGGGGCAAAACCAGTGAGGACAACGTTTAA
- the LOC120344556 gene encoding uncharacterized protein LOC120344556, producing MKHYAIIIFGISCMSVVICQTVDEDNIKVDDIQREVLKVLAGDEFKNHYYMAEKEHLKKVGNCIETKGPNAKYDLEQKECFICSDDKCSGNPACMAQCRDTMRISELEIENRSLRAVNSDLYFRSDISFLIMGAFLVLGVGLSVAVTCIWLATRCDKANHPDGDLHQSSSENLPKYSTPNSRDDLGAGRAFLPNGRQEQSPIEENTV from the exons ATGAAGCACTACGCGATCATCATTTTTGGAATTTCATGCATGTCCGTAGTCATCTGCCAAACCGTGGATGAAGATAATATCAA aGTCGACGATATTCAGAGAGaagttttgaaagttttagCCGGAGATGAATTCAAAAATCATTACTACATGGCTGAAAAA GAACATCTTAAAAAGGTCGGCAATTGTATTGAAACTAAGGGACCTAATGCTAAATACGACCTAGAGCAAAAAGAATGCTTCATTTGCAGTGATGACAAATGTTCAGGAAATCCTGCATGTATGGCCCAGTGCAGAG ACACGATGAGAATTTCAGAGTTGGAGATTGAAAATCGAAGCCTACGTGCTGTAAATAGTGACCTTTATTTCAGATCA GATATCAGCTTCTTGATTATGGGGGCTTTTCTAGTACTGGGAGTGGGATTGTCAGTTGCAGTAACTTGCATATGGCTTGCAACAAGATGTGACAAAGCGAACCATCCAGACGGTGATCTCCACCAGAGCAGTTCCGAGAATCTGCCTAAATACTCGACGCCGAATTCAAGAG aTGACCTGGGCGCAGGAAGGGCATTTTTACCAAACGGACGTCAAGAACAATCACCAATAGAAGAAAATACGGTTTAA
- the LOC120344543 gene encoding uncharacterized protein LOC120344543, with product MECHMKCFFLTLFLTFVHCSPRPQDDKQQQKTLQLLQKFLTSDEFDNIVSSKEVELQKKIGTCIELHGPNAAYDMDRRTCFVCVPSKCAGNIVCTAQCRYLLRISQLEANQQRSDDQITDLYSKFNMAIVFGIFGCFAFFFVWIRIIVLFFKWCKAKYDQREPLEFDLISQKEEEVGNSREDNTHNAPSPQEDRVFVEAEVNDEGRSVDYGL from the exons ATGGAATGCCATATGAAATGCTTTTTTCTAACTTTATTCCTGACATTTGTACACTGTTCACCACGGCCACAGGATGATAAACA GCAACAAAAAACGTTACAACTCTTACAAAAATTTCTGACGAGCGATGAGTTTGACAACATCGTTTCATCAAAAGAAGTG GAGCTCCAGAAAAAAATCGGGACATGCATCGAACTTCATGGCCCAAACGCAGCTTACGACATGGACAGAAGAACGTGCTTTGTATGTGTGCCTAGCAAATGCGCGGGCAACATTGTTTGCACAGCACAATGCAGAT ATTTGTTGAGAATTTCTCAACTCGAAGCTAATCAACAAAGAAGCGACGACCAAATAACTGACCTCTACAGCAAATTT AACATGGCTATTGTTTTTGGTATTTTCGGTTGTTTCGCCTTTTTCTTTGTCTGGATTCGGATAATCGTACTGTTTTTTAAATGGTGCAAAGCAAAATATGACCAGAGAGAACCACTCGAATTTGATTTAATAAGTCAAAAGGAAGAAGAAGTAGGAAATTCTCGTGAGGATAACACTCATAATGCTCCAAGTCCACAAG AAGATCGCGTGTTTGTGGAAGCCGAAGTAAACGATGAAGGACGCTCTGTGGATTATGGATTGTAA
- the LOC120339472 gene encoding baculoviral IAP repeat-containing protein 7-like, with amino-acid sequence MSEAEFFYTATETPNVTNENSPPSAPASRSDVGAAGSTKPDITRRSGDQIGSLDDEIELDGTINSGARDAPGQSCVYIPSGPHFDEFYRLSTYSKFPLNVPVKVGDLAAAGLYYTGFRDRVKCFSCGMSVENWMLGDDGMDRKWHKSDCAMANGGNYLNVALPTPNFRTLLRVFKGLPSTSSATIGGRKDNYAAAPKRGNQSANMLLSNSSAAPMDVTEVTSNMGRVRLNETTLPQLEFANIVSTEHRDMLLRINLKKESDRRSTFTKWPSYPAPYLPSELAKEGFFYLGNLDRTQCFSCSGVLRNWTHTDNVFEQHRKHFPECRMVRKVTSGNIPMEENERREADETERARLANLLPSGSPQEPQDPSPEEQRRLAELFPCRAPVNPHMRTLQNRIESFQRNWPNRILATPNQIAKAGFFFLGESDKTKCFYCNGGLQNWDANDEPWTEHAKWFPGCEFVIRQKGTEFVRQIADQHPNLNRPHIRNPASYDIPPEIRHSTSPQPMDTRNPNSNSSNIKVDELISMGFLKEKIERLIRRKSSQGGYANIEEIIQDLLQVEDSEEASASPQPTLTPLEGAVSAQPVPTNAGVKRGGVMEASTQVKKNRTSSPATSINPEDIEMARSLRIMEEESICKMCKKNKTEITFIPCGHLCVCEECAKKSKRCILCKSKVQSTLKVYRA; translated from the exons ATGTCAGAAGCAGAGTTCTTCTACACTGCGACGGAAACACCTAACGTAACAAACGAGAACTCCCCACCCTCCGCCCCTGCGTCGAGAAGCGATGTGGGGGCGGCTGGTTCGACAAAACCAGACA TTACTCGAAGATCTGGAGATCAAATTGGTAGTcttgacgatgaaatagaactAGACGGAACAATAAACAGTGGAGCAAGAGATGCGCCTG GTCAAAGTTGTGTTTATATCCCATCTGGGCCtcattttgatgaattttatcGACTGTCAACATATTCAAAGTTTCCACTGAACGTACCGGTGAAAGTTGGCGATTTGGCGGCCGCCGGACTGTATTATACGGGATTTAGAGATAGAGTGAAGTGCTTCAG TTGCGGAATGTCCGTAGAAAATTGGATGTTGGGCGACGATGGAATGGACAGAAAATGGCACAAATCGGATTGTGCAATGGCAAACGGTGGTAATTATTTAAATGTTGCATTACCGACACCAAATTTTCGAACTCTATTGCGAGTATTTAAAGGCCTTCCAAGTACATCGTCGGCGACGATTGGAGGGAGAAAAGACAACTATGCG GCAGCACCAAAAAGAGGAAACCAATCGGCAAATATGTTACTGT CAAATTCTTCTGCGGCACCTATGGATGTCACTGAAGTTACTTCTAATATGGGTCGAGTGAGATTAAATGAAACGACGCTACCT CAACTGGAATTTGCAAATATAGTATCTACGGAACATCGTGACATGTTATTaagaattaatttgaaaaaagaatctgacagaag ATCAACATTTACAAAATGGCCGTCATATCCTGCGCCATACTTACCAAGCGAGTTAGCAAAGGAAGGATTTTTCTACTTGGGAAACTTGGATCGCACCCAGTGTTTCTCCTGCTCAGGTGTCTTGCGTAATTGGACACATACTGACAATGTATTTGAACAGCATAGAAAGCATTTCCCAGAATGCAG GATGGTACGAAAAGTAACTTCTGGAAATATTCCAATGGAAGAAAATGAAAGAAGGGAAGCCGATGAAACCGAACGGGCAAGATTAGCAAATCTTCTTCCATCTGGAAGTCCACAAGAACCTCAAGATCCATCTCCAGAGGAGCAGCGCCGTCTTGCGGAATTGTTTCCATGTCGTGCGCCAGTCAACCCACATATGCGAACCTTGCAAAATAGAATTGAAAGTTTTCAACGAAACTGGCCGAACAGAATTCTCGCCACTCCAAACCAAATTGCAAAAGctggatttttttttctgg gtgaaAGCGATAAGACGAAGTGTTTTTATTGTAATGGAGGATTGCAAAATTGGGATGCAAATGATGAGCCGTGGACTGAGCATGCAAAGTGGTTTCCTGG GTGCGAGTTTGTTATCAGACAAAAAGGAACTGAATTTGTCCGACAAATTGCCGATCAACATCCAAACTTGAACAGACCTCATATTCGTAATCCCGCATCTTACGATATTCCTCCAGAAATACGACACTCGACTTCTCCTCAACCTATGGACACTCGAAATCCAAACTCAAACAGTAGCAACATCAAGGTTGATGAGCTTATCAGTATGGggtttttgaaagaaaaaattgaGCGCTTAATTAGAAG AAAATCAAGCCAAGGCGGTTACGCAAACATTGAAGAAATCATACAAGATTTGCTGCAAGTCGAAGACAGTGAAGAAGCATCAGCAAGTCCTCAACCAACATTAACACCACTGGAAGGAGCAGTAAGCGCGCAACCTGTTCCGACAAATGCTGGAGTAAAACGCGGAGGTGTCATGGAAGCAAGCACGCAAGTGAAGAAAAACAGAACCTCTTCCCCGGCGACTTCAATAAACCCAGAAG ATATCGAAATGGCGAGAAGTTTGAGAATCATGGAGGAAGAATCGATCTGTAAAATgtgcaaaaaaaacaaaacagaaatcACATTCATCCCGTGTGGCCATTTATGCGTCTGTGAAG